GGTGAGTTAATCTTCCCGTCGATCGGTAGCCCACACGGAATGAAGATGACGCTGACGCTGACGGGGGCCTATATACACTAGTGTGCGTACGATTCCTCTTGTACGTACTTCTTATTCCTCTGCTTTAAGCGTGCTTTCCGTTGGGATTATGTATGTTGGCTCTCCTGATGTGGACGCCTCACCCTCCGTTCGCCACCCACTTGCGTTGCAAACTGATCAGAAAAAAGAAAACTGATCCGctccctcacacacacacgcacatgtaTGTTGCCAAGGAAGGCCAACGTTAATTTCCTGGCTGTTTCATGAATTCATGCATCATCCCCACTTTCTTGTTAGGTTTGTAATTAAGGGTGCTCCTTTTCTTCTCCTTAATCTGAAACCTCTGAACCTTTGCCACAATCATTGCCGTGGTAGTATATAGCTACCAGCACTCACCCCCACCCTCTCTCCATCGCCATTGGTTAATTGACCGCCTCTTATTTACCCGGTTTACGAGTCGACTAACACGCAGCGTCTTCAtcgaaagagaaaaaaaataacatATATAAAGTGGAGTATCTTCAGGCTCAGCGGGAGTATAGCATCTGATCTCTACAAAGTGACGGCGTAACTTCTCAAGGCCCACGTACGTAGAGCCGGCAGCACACTTTTCTCTCCCTTTGGACTTTCGACGTTTTCCCTTTCAACTTTGCACTGcaagctactccctccgtaaacaaatatctaaacgctcttatatttgtttacggagggagtagctctgatGTTACTTACTGCCGTCACCGCCGAATAGTTCACGCGCAATCCCTTCTCGGTGCTGTTCTTGACTGCCACACAACCCAGCCTCACAACCGTGTTCGTGTCGAGAGCCGAGACGCGCATGCAAGAAGAAACCCTGCTAGTATCCACCAATCATGGCTTGACATGGCTAAGAAAAAAAACGAAGTGTTCTTCTTGCTCGCGTAGTGCGGATTCATGGGCGGCCGCTCACACTTGCGCAACATGCGAAATTTCGCTTTGGTTGCTTCCTTGGCTTTTCCGCTTTTTTGTATCGTATATCGGAGGAACTAAAGGCGCTCTTTTTTCGCCGCGAATCATTGCTGCTCTAGCTAGCTTGGAACTGAGCTCTCACCCCCACCACCATCACCATTAACCACCTCTCATCTGCCCCTCAGGCCTTACGCTTCCACCACTGCTAATTACTCTGATGACAGTGGCGTATCAACTACTAACATGGATGAAAAGAAACTTCAAGTACCACCAGGGAGTAATTAACAGCACCCACTGTGACCCACACGCTCTGCAGTCTGCACAAGTACAGCTGCGCCAGTGGTTTCCGCACACTGACCAATGCTgatcctctgctcctcctcctcctcctcctcctgaccCCCCAATCAATCACCAACCTCCGTTCTGCCGCTGCCTCCCCCGCCCCGATATATAACCCACCTCGTCCCCAACTGCCATTTCTTCTCCGTTCTCCTAGCTAGCTCCCACACATCCTCGAATCACAGCCTCACACCTCCTCCCCTGATCGACCACCCTGCAGCTAGCTTCGTGCCCGCAGCCAGCACCGATCACacgctagctgctgctgctgctggggcGACCGACCGGCCATCCATGGCGGTGAAGGACTGCGGCGGGCACAAGGGCGGGGGCTGCGAGTGCCACCGCCGGCGGCTCTACCGCAAGTGCTGCGGCGCGCTgctcgccctcgtcctcctcgcccTCTTCATCATCCTCATCGTCTACCTGGTGCTCCGCCCCCACAAGCCCCGCTTCTACCTGCAGGACCTGGCGGTGCTCTGCCTCAACGTCACGCCGCCCACCTCCGCCTACCTCTTCACCACCATGCAGGCCACGGTCGCGGCGCGCAACCCCAACGACCGCGTCGGCGTCTACTACGACGAGGCGGACATGTACGCGCAGTACAAGGGCGTCGCCATCACCGTCCCCACCCGCCTCCCCGTCGCCTACCAGGGCCACCGCGACCAGTCCGTGTGGTCGCCGTATCTGAGGTCCATGGACAGCGTCGTGCTCCCGCCGCAGCTCGCCGTGGCGCTGGCGCAGGACGAGACGGCCGGGTACGTGCTGGTGGACGTGCGCGTGGACGGTCAGGTGCGCTGGAAGGTGGGCACGTGGATCTCCGGCCACTACCACCTCCGGGTCAACTGCCCGGCGCTCATCAGGGTGAACGAGGGCAAGGGCAGCTACGGCGCCACCACCGGCGGCGGCCCCGACTACTTCCGCTTCCAGCAGGCCGCCGCCTGCGCCGTCGACGTCTGATCATGCATCATCGGTTCGACCTCCACCGATCCATGCATGTGTCCAAATTCAGTGGAATCGATTGATTGCTTCTCCTTCTAGTCTCTTTCTTGCTTCTTTTTAGTCTCTTTTTGACTTGTTGATCGATTGGTTAAAGAAATGGATGAAAGAAAAAAAGTACAACTGAAGCTTCGATAGTAGCTTTTCTTGTTCTTGAGTTCAGAATTCGGTTGGTTGGGTGTTGGTGGAGTCTAGCTAGCTTGGAGTGGAAGGGAAATTCATGGAGTAAACGTGAAGTGCATATCTCCCCTTTTCTCGGgataatttttattttatttctttgggATGGGATATATGAAGTGCGTATCTCTCAAGCCCGTGCTGTCGTGCAtaatgcttaattacgaaaactcCATTAGACTAACTAATCAGCTGGTTTAGCAGTTAACACGCTTCACTTATGAACAAAGTGAAGCGCGTgaagttcctttttctttttcttctgattGATCGCGGTAGTTCGTGCTCGAGAGATACGGACTTTTCTCTGGGATCTCATCTTTTGGCTGAAAGTGTTACCTTGGAGAGCTAGCTGATCACGGAGTCCCTGCTGCCTAATCAGCGAGAGTGATCTAGTGGACCAATTAACAGTTAGCGGCTACTCCCTccgtacaaagttagtacaaagttggatcatctgttttggaacggagggagtaggtacgTAGGTGGCTCAAGTGGACGCTTGGCTGCAATGCAAACCCGGGCACGCCACCGCGCAGTACACGTACGTACATGCTGATGGTGACCTAGAGTAGTATGTAGCCGCGATTATCTTCTCGGTCGACCTCTTGCCACGAATTTCTGCGTGGCAGCATTATGATTTTGACTTTAAAGGTCGAGACCCTGGTATGGATCCTTCCAAGTCACGCACCGCACGTCTTAGCAGAAAGAAAGGCACAAGCAAAGTCGCCACGGCTAACTTGAAATCGGGTGGATGACTTTGCTAAGCATGCATGCATTGACTGGATACATGGTGGCTTAATAATTCTGAACCCAGCTCGGTAGGTAGAGCGTACCGAGAGCACGGCTTAATTATTCGACTCCAGTTTTAGTTTCTTGGCAGCTTCAAGCAGTCCATATAGTTTGTGCTACGATTAGCACGCAAGTGGTTGGTGGATCGGCGGACGTTTTGGTAACAAATGCGACTCCGGCTTGAATTTAGGGTGAGGTCAGTGGCTAGCTCACACACAAATGCATACCTTTTGAGCTAGCAGCTAGCTGGAGTGGTATAGTGGTAGATGGTGAAGAGAACAGTGGATGTATGGTAGTCGTAGCAGCTAAGAACTTTCAGTTGCAAGTCCCTTTCGCTCGCTCCCTCGCGCATCAACTGCCCACACCTGCCTGCCGGCCCGCGCCCTCCATCTGTAATGCATGCCGTTCCGGTCGGTGCAGTTGCGGCGTAGTGTGGGATGGATACATGCGTATATAGTTGGCTCCATGTACCCGTCCATGCATGATAATGTCGTGCCTATGAGTTGGGACGACATCGTCGACATGTATATTGCAGCCCTTTTCGATGCGGAAAAttgtgatatactccctccgttccaaattaatttgacctaaaaccacgacgagtaattttgAACGGAGGGAATATGTAGGTATTTCAATTCAAGTAGTCTAGTAGTCGATCGGACGGTAAATATATCTTCTCAAGAACAAAAGCTGTAGTAAAGTTTGAGCAGAGTGAGGTGCACCTTTGTACCCTGCGCTACAATGACTTGGAACTTCTTGACTTTAGCAGCTCAGCTCACCTTCCTTGAGGTTTCACTAAAGGGATCGGAGAGATAAAGGACGGAGGAGACTGGCTGCTGTTACAAGACAACCGAGGCCCGAGTACCTAACTTGTGGACGAGGCCACTGTTTCACCATTAATTTCGGGGTGTCCGAGAGGACATGATTTGTGGAGGAGACACTGGGAGAGGCCGTTTGGGAATGATCATGAGTCATGACGATGATATATAGGAGTATGGAGtctcatatatgcatgcatgcattcaagTTAGCCGAGCATTATTACAAGAGAAAGAGTTAATTGCAAGGAACCACACTTCGGCACGTTGTGACGAATCAGTACCACTAGTCTTTTTTTTGCCATGCAGTGCCAACTCTAAGCCTAAGTGTTGCAAAACGGTCTGACAGCCGTATAAGCTCGTATTGACCACGTATCTGACCGACCGGGCCCATTTGTCAGGTGCCACGGTGGCCTACCCGCGCGCACCCGCTCGCACCCGCTTGGTCACTTGATCCAGCCCGGCTCGGTCACACCAAGTAGCTGGGTCGGGTCGAACCCGTACGCGACGAACCCTAGTTTTCTCTCCCCcctccctcgtctccctctcccctctcaggcgatggcggcggcgactccCGGCGGCGCCGACGGCGCGGGCGGGTACGGAGACCTTCCTGGCCTCGGCCCCGATGACCACTTAGGTCTGGACGACGTCGACGGCTCCAGTTCATACTACTCCAGCGCAGACGAGGATTTGGAGGAGGAGGCCGCACTGTCCATGGAGGACAGGGTGAAGCTGGCAGAGATATGGGTGGCCCACCCTACCAGTAGCCAACAGTGGACCAGTGGAGCTGCTGGCGGCGTGCTGTAAGTCGTTCTCTTCTCTGCTTCTTTCTGTATATTGCAAAACAGGGGGCTAGGGTTAGTGTTGCTCATGACAGTCTAAATTTGTGCTGTCAATTGTAGTTTGGATGATGCTGTTTGGGATGTTCGGACTCATTTCGATGCACAACACAATCTGGATAGGAAGATATGCAGCTCAGATGTGACATTTCTGAACTTATATGCACTGATGGACACACAAGGTTATTCCTTCTCTGATGAACTGTACCACATGAAGAATTTAGGCAGAGGAGAGGAAAGAGAGCAAGGGTTAGAGTTAATTGACACAAACATCAAACTGTAGCAACTTAAGAAGGAATATGAGCAGTTTAGTTCTGAATTTGCTAGTGAGGGCAACAACACCTTTTGTATGTCAGATAGAAGAAGATTTAGTGAGACCAAACTACAGCAATGTCTGTTAGAGGAGAGAAGAAAATTTAGCAACTATATTGTATAGACCACCTATTGTGTATGATCTCAGTGAGCCTGCAGTTCTTGCTGTTGATCAACAAGGTGTTGTTTTTCAAAGTCAGTGCACACAAGAGAGCAGAAATTTTAGTAAGGAGAAGCTCAAAGCTGTAATGGAGGAAGAGGCACTGCTAGAGGAGGGACATAATAACAGTGATGACTCTGAGGCTGCTTCATATGACAGTGATAACAATCCTTTCTACATGGAGAAGTACAGGATAATTGAAGACACGGAGATAATTGAGGGGAATAAACTAGCAGAGCAAGAAGTTGAAGATGTAGATTCAGATGAAGATTCAGATGAGGATTCAGAAGAGGAACAATTacattatgagggtgacactgaGGTTGAGGACTTGTttgagatggaggaggaggaggagcaggagcaggaggatgAGGTCAATGTTGTTGCAACAGAAGAAGCACCAATGCAAAAACCTGCAAAAAGAGGAAGAAGCTGGTAGTTAGGAGAGACCCTACTATTAGGACACATTCAAGTGTGTTGGAGGAGGTGCAACCTGATTTCATTCcttcatcagatgaagaagatgatgtgttgttgtttgaggatgaagatgatggacATGAGCCACTGTCATTTGTTCTACCTAAAGGGAGGAAGAGTAGGGCCAAGAAAAGGAAACCAAGGATCTGGTACAATGACAAACTTGAGCAACCACATCAGCAGTTATGTCTGTACATGTGCTTCAAGAATCAACAGCAATTCAGAGATGCTTTGTTGAGCTTGCACATCACACaggtgtaacacccccagtgtcatgctatagtAACCCTACGTGATTAAACTAATCATTTTGCTAAATAGGAGTTGATCACCTTTGATTCAAATCTCATTTGAAATTCCAGTTTGAaatcaaattcaatttgcaagtgaattttgaagttgcacaaaagttgctgaGAAATAGTTCATCATTTAGTAAAATTTTCATAACAaatgattgttaaggaaaacaacatcacctccaaGCCAAGATGGACTATAGCAATTTATAACAGTGCCAAATCAGCAAATTAATTGCTTTTCCATTTGTGCAAAATTCTAACAGCTTCAATTAGattccaaactttttgtggcagtgcgcAATATTTCTTTGAATTTGTTTTGGTCAGTGGAATACTTTTGCAAAGTCATGTGTGACTAAAAGACATTGCAAAAGCTactgaaaaaaaaacagaaaaggaaaagacaAAAGGCCAAGTGCATACTGTGCACTTGAGCCCACCGACAACAGTGCGGCCCAGCCCAACCTGGGCCTTCTCCCACCTCGCTACAGGAGGCAGAGAGGTGCGTGGCGCACATCCCATGCGCCATGGCCGTGGATGCCCTCCACGTCGCTTCCCCCAGCCTATAAGCGCGTCCAACGGAGCCCTAGACCACCCCTTGCCCGATTCCCCCTCTTTACCAGTCGagccgcctcctcctcggctcgtACTCGAGCGCGAGAGCTCGTGCAGCGACCGCGCTGTTCGTCGTCGTTCTCGCGCCAACTGTCGCCCCCGCCGCCTGCATCCGTGTCCAGTAGACGTGTCGGCTCCTCCTCCGTCGACTACGTGCACCACTGGGAGCTGTGTGCCCCCGCATCGACTCCGACACAATCTTCTTCATCCTCAGATCACCGTCGTCGGTTGTCTTCGATCCGCCGCCATCGCTGCTTCCCCATCTCGTCGAGCACGTCTTCGAGCTCCCCCTGTGAGCGCCCGTTTCCCCTCCTTCCCCCTCTGTCCCTCACCGTAGACCGTCGCACCACCGCGTCCGATCTCCCGCGAGCTCGCGGTCGCCGTGTCATGGTCGCGCTCCCTCGCGCTCGACGCTGCCTCCGCCTtcccccgcgccgccccgcggCTACTCCTGGCCGCCCTCTGGACGCCTTCCCCCTCCCTGCGTTCTCACTGCTGCGCGCTTTCGTTAACTGTTGCCACCGCTGCTTTCTATCGCACCGTCGAGCCTGCTGCTCGCCGCTATTGGCTGCCCCGCCCCATACCCATGTGCTCCAGGCCCGCCTGAGACCGCGCCGCCCTCCCCTCCTACTCACCACTGGCCGCTTCACGGCGCCGGCGCTGCTCACGCCCGCGTTCGCCGGCGCCACCGCGCTGCTCGTGCCCGCCATTGTCACCCGTGCTCCTCTTCGAGTCGCTGCCGCTCAACCCCCTGGCGACGCCCCGCCTctgccccgccgcctccggccgccggcCCGCGCCCGCCGCTGGCCGCCGTGGCCCGCGCCGCCCCTTGCTGATGCACGGTGCTGGCGCTGCTGGCTTCGGTCGCCGCCGGCGCCCTGTTTTGTTCGTGCACGCATATAATTTCCCCTGTTGATGTCTTAGGCCACTGCCAAGCGGGCCCTACCACTTTTAATTAGACTTAAAACTAGTTAGTTGCTAATCCCCCTTTAGTTAGTCACTGATTAGTGCCCCCCCTTTTTTAATTAACCAAGTTATTTAACTTGCTAAATTAAGTCTATGCCATGCGGGCCCCTTTGACCCCGTTGACTGGTCaactttgacccagtcaacgctgaCTGTACTGCTGACTCAGCCTCCTGGACCCCACTTGTCATCCACTAGGGCTAGTTCCTAGTGGGTACAATATGTTTTTCTGTTATTTAATGATAAAGTAAATAGATAAAAGAAAATTCataaattgtttaaatctttgaaaaatcataggaaattaaccgtaagtcagatgaaaaagtttcctacatgaaagttgctcagaacgacgagacgaatccgaatatgcagccctttcgtccgccacacatccctagcatagcgaacacgcaactttccccctccggttcatctgtccgaaaacgcgaaacatcggggatactttcccggatgttccccacCTTCACCAGTATCGCCTACtattgcgttaggtcacccctatcactgcgtattgccatgttatgctttgtgttgctttgattgctctattatttattgtgttcccccccccccccgttacttctttccggtagaccccgaggctgccggCAACCCCTAGTttgactatggtgttgacgacacgtccttcttgccagagcaaccaggcaagccccccctttgatcatcccgatatcgcccattccattctctcatgcttgcattagattttgctactgttatttttttgctcctattctgatgcatagcctgcttttgtaacctgctcattgtaccttacctgcttatcctaacctgcttagtataggttggttagtgatccatcagtgacccccaccttgtccttgttgcccctgcttcatcatcaaagacccgatcaacgggatcgaagaccaggccctggcaccgcacatcactttccccttagttgctcgacactactgggttactatcgagtgccgagggtgagacctctacatcacttctgatgttaaccctgtagtgtagctattcggtcgtggtcatcgggggtgattccgccttaaccacttccgatgcgactctgtcgtgcaacccctcaagtgtgaacctcgggggtggttcctcttacgttcaccttgatgattacatcgagtggaattcaccgggggtgattcctcgggttttccccttgatgtttggacacacggttactatggttactatgactttacactgaaccctgttactaaagacgggtcagccctgaggggtacccgcgcgagcatatttgcgagtgatgaggagtcgggttgacctggagggtgcccgcgagataattacgaggcgtggccgggcattcctagcccttgccgcaagtcctcgagacggggcaacggggtcacatctttcgtgagtctctgcttgttacgcgcgttcctaatccactacgatttggatatttgatccgaggggcctctggcctgatagcactaaccatcacgtgggcatagtatgggcgttctgcgtcgtatgcatcagccgaagcttaatagacgtcagcgactgagcggcacgcgccgggttggactgcgtaagcacctgccttattgaaggaggtagctaggtctgctcaccggccgcccacgcaacgtgcaggagttcccggggcgatggcccatgacccctgggggcataggtttagtccgacgtgctggcctctctattaagcctaggtcgggttgcggcgtattgtttggccgaggccgggcatgacccaggaaagtgtgtccggacggagttaatcgagcgtggtgggtaagttggtgcacccctgcagggaagaaaacatctatcgatagcctgtcctatggtaacggacacttggagttgtatcccgatcgatacaactagaactggatacttgagatgagacatggatatgaggtgataactggatagtatggctctgggattgctttctcgcagggggtcgagaaaggatctctggccgaggttgataacacttctactactttactttatgctactctactccctcctgttgctgcaagatggtggtttccagaagatgctagtcttcgataggctaggctttccccttctcttctggcattctgcagcccagtccacagatacaacccttttcattgataccgatgcatatgtagtgtagatccttgcttgcgagtactttggatgagtactcacggttgctttgctcccccttttccccctttcttcttctttccggttgatgcaaccagatgtcggagcccaggagccagatgccaccgttgatgcctactactacgtggggaccgccgacgaccaggagtagttaggaggcccgcaggcaggaggccttgccttttcgatcgttgttgcttttgtgctggccttcttaaggcaaacttgtctaacttatgtctgtactcagatattgttgcttccgctgactcttgtgtattcgagcttatgtattcgagccctcgaggcccctggcttgtaatataaagcttgtattattttaatttgtgtctagagttgtgttgtgatatcttcccgtgagtccttgatcttgatcgtacacatttgcgtgtatgattagtgtatgattgaatcgagggcgtcacaagttggtatcagagccgactgcctgtaggtagccccccttccaactccttggccgaagttgagtctagtcatccaaaattgttttactaacttggctgtgtggcttacgggcccacgtcgccgatgggtggtactaggatcttttattcctcgtctatactctgggattctgatctctcttctatttaggttaaacattttactaactctgacattaggttctcgtacccacttcctcccggagagccccgacattaccgATGATCGCCTGCTTTGCCAGAAGATTCTGCGGATACTCCTTGATGTTTCTCGAGACTCTGTGCCCACTGCCTTACAGTTCCTGACCACCGGTAATCCTCGTGAATAAcctccttgccgcttgtaccttcatccccagttgctcatgttgttacaagatacccctagcactctccgttgttccgagaatccttgtgccTTCTGCCTTGCAGCTTCTTTTTGCACTAAGGATAATTCACTTAATCGGggtccactcatccccagttgttcatatgcttttcaaaatacttgtaaatactatccgatcttccaagaatcctcttcaaactattgctctgcaaatacttgtctgcttggattatggatgctttccatatgtgtagcaatattcattagtatcctttgacACCATCATTTTTTATCCTatcgattcaacatgtgtgtgaaagcacgcaatcatcagttgatccttctaaattatcttttcggctcagacgtcattttgaacatgagctggttctcgaccaatctatttgtcatcgattgtgcccctaggtctattctaacttatccatccttgatcagaacgtctgcttctgatccttcgttttggaaaacataattcctttgttatctaagcatcgaattattcagatgttctataatccgatgcctttacattctttcttcctctaattgagtaccgatactcacatcagctccattttgGACCGGCAGGCCCATTGCTGGGTTATTGTCCGATAGTATCTTTCACATTCAAAATTCTTGTGATTTATTCCCATGATACATAATGTCTTTGACAAATTGTATCATTTCCTTTCGTCAACCATGCtttactttcgagcttgtgttaattactcctgaagcttgtggtatatgttcctaagatgccctgatgggttgaacctacgccttccctaaaTCGTAtggactcgaaagttttcacgagtcatacacttcTAGTGTTATGACAATTAAATTTTTAACACTACAACTTATTTccaagcgagaagtgaatggaaggttatccattgaagaagtgggagtcgaccttgaactttgtgttcatgcccatggacccgatgtagaacttatcttggaagcttcttgtaataataacttttTTTCCTGATATAATATCAtgtggtatcggtgaattgatccttcgcaaccgtggatccgaccatgattgttcttctttggtcccatttcttggacaagttaaatcacttgtcttctgcaggtcaatacacctgcccaacctctattatgatctaccttggagtattacccctggtatctcgaggatatcatgccattgcactacatcttatgaacttttgatggattactaccttaccctgtctttgtcacttcaagggttctgggttgtttgtcaatcgagaacaccgataagtgaattgaTTTCGCATTTCGATtcaataactcttaagtaattttcgttgctttcGAGTTTAAtagtccttcaagtcattcctagcctgatcggctatatcattatcgtgttcaattttaactgtgctacctggtccttcttcccgaaaCAATTTTCGGCGATGACCTAAgcctacgtcgatcttcctcatcatatcatttcgccttgaacaacaagcttgatttcgagtttgtgttgtacctgtggttcca
This region of Triticum aestivum cultivar Chinese Spring chromosome 2D, IWGSC CS RefSeq v2.1, whole genome shotgun sequence genomic DNA includes:
- the LOC123055282 gene encoding NDR1/HIN1-like protein 12, which produces MAVKDCGGHKGGGCECHRRRLYRKCCGALLALVLLALFIILIVYLVLRPHKPRFYLQDLAVLCLNVTPPTSAYLFTTMQATVAARNPNDRVGVYYDEADMYAQYKGVAITVPTRLPVAYQGHRDQSVWSPYLRSMDSVVLPPQLAVALAQDETAGYVLVDVRVDGQVRWKVGTWISGHYHLRVNCPALIRVNEGKGSYGATTGGGPDYFRFQQAAACAVDV